The genomic segment TTCCTGTGGGAGCCTGCCCCACCTCAGCCAAGGTCCTGGGTCCAGCCCTTTCCCACCATGGagaaaatagcaagaaaaacAGATGAGAACTGATACCCTAAGCTGCAGGTCTGCTGGGACCTGGCCCTGGAGGAGCCCCAGGAAAGCTTTAACCCTGGGGCTCCAGGCCGTCAAGAAGggcgaggggaggaggggagtgggcgCCTCCCTAGTGAGAAGCTGCTTCCTCCCTTTCTCGCACTTGGGTCAGTGTCGGGACCCACCTCTTCTCTCAGTGGTCATCATTGCTCAGATGTGGGTCCTGGgcagcctccccccaccgccaATCCCCAGGCTGGACAGCAGCACAAGATCACCTTGTCTACCCCCCTATCTCTGGGCATACCCTCCTTGAATAGGGTCCAGATGTTCCCATTCTAAAGCTCTTAGGAAGGGGACATTCGCAATCTGCCAATCATCCCATATCTAAGTGACCCACAGTGAGCCTGGTGCCCAGGAGGAGGGCTGGTCTTGGAGTCTGGAGACCTGGGTAAGTTATTGGGCCATTTCTGGGCCTGGGTTTCCTAATCTGTGAAATGGTAATCCCATTATGTCCCACGTCACAGGGTGGTTACGGGGATGACCTGAGACATGAATGTAAAGGGCTTTGTAAACGATAAACATGATATAAATCATACGTGCGACGGGCCGtgacccggggcgggggggcagagaaGGGCAGGTGCCTGGCCTCCATCCTTCCTCCTGCCGCTGCAGCCTGATTAGGTCCTGCTGAGGCTCACCCTGGAAACCTgcgcccccaccccaacctcatGACAGCCATGGCAGTGTCCCTCAGCCTTCTGTCTCGGCAGGATGACCTCTGCTCCTTCGGTCTTGCTCTGTGGATTCACCCAGAGCTTCTTTCACCGTAGGGTGTGTGGGGAGCCCTTTGAGATCATCACTAACAAGCCCTGAGCCAGATATTTGCAGAGCCGTTAGGCCCTGTTGGCTGAGCATCTAGAGATACGGGAGGTTTTCCAAGCGTGAGTGTTACTAGGGGCTTGGACGGGAGGAGCTCGGGCACAGGAATATTGGTGGGGTGTTTACAGACTATTTCACTTACGTTGTCTCATCTGGAGTGGGTCCACTGTCTCATTTTACTGAGAAAGAGTTGATCTAGTAGGTTGCAGATTGACTTCTAGTGTGTGCACCAGGCTGGCCCTCCTGCTGGGGACCCAAGAGGCGGGAATGGGCTGCAGTTGCAAGATAGCAAGGATTATGTGTAAGAAAACTTAAGGAGGCACAAGTGAACTGGGGGCCTTCAAGGCGCCTTGGTGCTTTGGGGAAACAAGGGCCCTGTGATCACAGAGTAGGGGAGGGGACACCACACTGACGTGTTGGAATCATCTAGGTTCCTCCCTTTCCCATTGGAACGATGAGGACATTGGAAAAGAGCTTCCATGATCCCTTCTAGTGCTTGCTTCCTTGATGGGATGGGGGGATCTGgtttctcccacccccccaagtcattcccttccccctccccgtAAAGCCTTCCCGGATCAGTGGGCTGTGGTGCGTGGAACGGTGTCCAGGGTGAGAGGGGCCATAAGTATCATCACTGTGAAGAAGAAAGCCACCGATCCTGCAGCACACGACAGAAGAAACCAAAGTTGGAGGGAGGCCTCCGCCTTCACCCCCATGGGTCTCAGTAGCTGCTTACAGGCTCAGGGGGGCACTCCATCCATCTCAGAAGCCACACTGGAAAATAAACTGGGCAAGCTGAGCCCAGCTGCACTGAGCTGGCTCCCCAGCACCGAGCCGGGtgggccccagcccctggcactcTCTCCAGGGCGGCGTGTGGGCAGAGGACGCGCTGGCTGCAGGCTGCACTGGTTTAAAGGGAAGTGGGGAGCTCCCAGGACATTGTGTTGTCTGCCTCTTCACCCAAAATGTGAGCTGCAGAGATCTTTTCTTACTGGCACAGAAAGCACGCATGTTTGGCACTTGGCTGAGCAAATGCACCCCCATGCATGCATACACGCAAGTGCCTCACTTGTAGCAAATGCTCCGTGAACATGAGTTGTCTTTCCTGAGAATGATTCCCCCGTTAGCTTGGGGGTGCAGAGCTGGTGCTTGAGCACAAGCCCTCAGGAGATAAGCACTGCGTGGTGAttggaagggggaaggggaggtaagcttggaaggggaggtgggggcactGGTAGGGGGGTATGGGGCAGAGCCGGAAGGAGGGAGGTGTGCAAGGCTTTTTTGGACACTTGTGTCAGCTGGCCTAAGGGGAAGAGCAGCTCACTGATGATCTGGTTGTTTTGGGTCAGCGTAGCACAGGAAACTGTTGCCATGTGATTGCTttgaacctcaatttcctcatctgtcaaggCTTTCCTACCTTACCAGGACCGCCACACAGCAACGATGAGGTGACCAATGGCGATGTGCCGGGCACAGGGTTTTTACTTtggtgattttattaaaactcCTCCGGGAAGtcctttgttattttctgttatgAGTTTTACCTTGATTTTTAGTTCGTCGTGATTTTTACATGACCCAGGGTTCCCACCCTCTGTGGGCAAGATGAGCCAGTGCGTTGCAAAGCTGTGGCCCAAATCTTAGATCCTGAAGACTCGGACCTCTAGCCAAAGACCCGCAGCTCCCCACTCGCTGGgccctggctggggagggggcctcctcTTAGAGACCCCTGGGGGCTGGTGGAGCCTAGCGGGGGGGACTCACACtctattctcccctcccccaggtacAAGACGGTGGTGACTCCCCGGAGGGCGGCAGTGGCCATCGCCGGCTGCTGGATTCTCTCCTTCGTGGTGGGTCTGACGCCCATGTTCGGCTGGAACAGGCTCGGGGAGGTGGAACGGGCCTGGGCAGCCAACGGCACCAAGGGCGAGCCCGTGATTGAGTGCGAGTTTGAGAAGGTTATCAGCATGGAGTACATGGTCTACTTCAACTTCTTTGTCTGGGTGCTACCCCCGCTGCTGATCATGGTCCTCATCTACCTGGAGGTCTTCTACCTGATCCGCAAGCAGCTCAACAAGAAGGTGTCGGCCTCCTCTGGTGACCCGCAGAAGTACTATGGGAAGGAGCTGAAGATTGCCAAGTCACTGGccctcatcctcttcctcttcgCCCTCAGCTGGCTGCCCCTGCACATCCTTAACTGCATCACCCTCTTCTGCCCTTCCTGCCAGAAGCCCAGCATCCTCATCTACATCGCCATCTTCCTCACCCACGGCAACTCGGCCATGAACCCCATCGTCTATGCCTTCCGCATCCAGAAGTTCCGGGTCACCTTCCTTAAGATTTGGAATGACCATTTCCGCTGCCAGCCCACACCCCCCGTTGACGAGGACCCCCCTGAAGAGGGGCCCCACGACTAGACTCCACCTTCCGATCCTGCCTGCCCACATCGGGGGCATCTCAGCCCAGTCCCACGTCCCCACTGGTCCCACTCCTGAGCCTTCCTGGCTGGGCTGTGGGGTGTGGGTGACCTGCACCTCGGGTCCTGGAGGAGGTTTGGGAGGGCGGTCCATGAGGAAGGAACCAGGTAAcctgaggagaggaggaaagtggCTTGAGcctccccagctgtgtgaccatCCTACGGGCAACCCAGTGCTTCGGGCTGGACGGACCTCGGGAGACTGAGGCTGCAAAGGGGCCATGTGGGCTGGGAGGGCAAGCTTGGTCTCCATGGCAGtcaggggagcctgcttgtctcttGTG from the Halichoerus grypus chromosome 7, mHalGry1.hap1.1, whole genome shotgun sequence genome contains:
- the ADORA1 gene encoding adenosine receptor A1 isoform X3; amino-acid sequence: MFPQFFFKAFKHSPCQIACRYKTVVTPRRAAVAIAGCWILSFVVGLTPMFGWNRLGEVERAWAANGTKGEPVIECEFEKVISMEYMVYFNFFVWVLPPLLIMVLIYLEVFYLIRKQLNKKVSASSGDPQKYYGKELKIAKSLALILFLFALSWLPLHILNCITLFCPSCQKPSILIYIAIFLTHGNSAMNPIVYAFRIQKFRVTFLKIWNDHFRCQPTPPVDEDPPEEGPHD
- the ADORA1 gene encoding adenosine receptor A1 isoform X1 codes for the protein MPPSISAFQAAYIGIEVLIALVSVPGNVLVIWAVKVNQALRDATFCFIVSLAVADVAVGALVIPLAILINIGPRTYFHTCLMVACPVLILTQSSILALLAIAVDRYLRVKIPLRYKTVVTPRRAAVAIAGCWILSFVVGLTPMFGWNRLGEVERAWAANGTKGEPVIECEFEKVISMEYMVYFNFFVWVLPPLLIMVLIYLEVFYLIRKQLNKKVSASSGDPQKYYGKELKIAKSLALILFLFALSWLPLHILNCITLFCPSCQKPSILIYIAIFLTHGNSAMNPIVYAFRIQKFRVTFLKIWNDHFRCQPTPPVDEDPPEEGPHD
- the ADORA1 gene encoding adenosine receptor A1 isoform X2 — protein: MVACPVLILTQSSILALLAIAVDRYLRVKIPLRYKTVVTPRRAAVAIAGCWILSFVVGLTPMFGWNRLGEVERAWAANGTKGEPVIECEFEKVISMEYMVYFNFFVWVLPPLLIMVLIYLEVFYLIRKQLNKKVSASSGDPQKYYGKELKIAKSLALILFLFALSWLPLHILNCITLFCPSCQKPSILIYIAIFLTHGNSAMNPIVYAFRIQKFRVTFLKIWNDHFRCQPTPPVDEDPPEEGPHD